One genomic region from Agelaius phoeniceus isolate bAgePho1 chromosome 25, bAgePho1.hap1, whole genome shotgun sequence encodes:
- the TULP1 gene encoding tubby-related protein 1 — MSVFQVKKEKKSKKKAATSSDEEDDSDSSTKPIRSEKKKSPASLFQTGGDPPKEKKSKKKAPPKGGESEEETPETLQKNSNKKGKAKKSKKQKEERPPSPVIEVENLEEFVLQPAPQGVTVKCRVTRDKKGMDRGLYPTYYLHLDNDKKVFLLAGRKRKKSKTSNYLISIDPTDLSRGGENFIGKLRSNLMGTRFTVFDNGANPDRANADWSNVRQELSAVVYETNVLGFKGPRKMTVIIPGMNADCERVPIRPRNDNDGLLMRWQNRNMDNVIELHNKAPVWNDETQSYVLNFHGRVTHASVKNFQIVHSSDPDYIVMQFGRVADDAFTMDYNYPLCAVQAFAIALSSFDGKLACE; from the exons ATGTCCGTGTTCCAGgtgaagaaggagaagaaaagcaagaagaaaG CTGCCACCAGCAGTGATGAGGAGGATGATTCCGACTCCAGCACCAAACCCATTAggtcagagaagaagaaaagcccAGCATCCCTCTTTCAGACTGGTGGGGACCccccaaaagagaaaaaatccaaaaagaaag ctcctccaaaaGGAGGTGAGAGTGAGGAGgagaccccagagaccctgCAGAAAAACTCCAACAAGAAGGGGAAagcaaagaaatcaaagaag cagaaggaagagaGGCCTCCGTCCCCTGTCATCGAGGTGGAAAACCTGGAGGAGTTTGTGCTGCAGCCGGCGCCGCAGGGCGTGACCGTCAAGTGCCGGGTGACACGGGACAAGAAGGGCATGGACAGGGGGCTCTACCCCACCTACTACCTGCACTTGGACAATGACAAGAAG GTGTTCCTCCTTGCTGGGAGAAAGCGTAAGAAGAGCAAAACCTCCAACTACCTCATCTCCATCGACCCCACTGACCTGTCACGGGGTGGAGAGAACTTCATCGGGAAGCTGAG ATCCAACCTGATGGGAACGAGGTTCACCGTGTTCGACAACGGCGCCAACCCCGACAGGGCCAACGCCGACTGGTCCAACGTGAGGCAGGAGCTCTCGGCCGTGGTCTAC GAGACCAACGTTTTAGGGTTCAAAGGCCCCAGGAAGATGACTGTCATCATCCCTGGGATGAATGCTGACTGTGAGAGGGTGCCCATCCGGCCCCGGAAC gatAACGACGGCCTCCTGATGCGATGGCAGAACAGGAACATGGACAACGTGATCGAGCTGCACAACAAAGCCCCAGTGTGGAATGATGAGACCCAATCCTACGTCCTCAATTTCCACGGCCGGGTCACCCACGCCTCCGTCAAAAATTTCCAGATCGTGCACAGCAGCGACC ctgaCTACATCGTGATGCAGTTTGGGCGTGTGGCGGATGACGCCTTCACCATGGACTACAACTACCCCCTGTGCGCCGTGCAGGCCTTCGCCATCGCCCTCTCCAGCTTCGACGGGAAGCTGGCCTGCGAGTAG